The Chroicocephalus ridibundus chromosome 8, bChrRid1.1, whole genome shotgun sequence genome includes the window CATCCTGTGTACATCCCTCTGGCATCCATTTatccttccctggcagcagaaGGGTACACCCCACAGGTCCTGTCTTGCCAGTTTAGTGTACAAGCCCTCATTAAGCCTGCAAACAGCTACATTTCCCCACTGACAGCAAAAGCCACAGCATTGTTGGGGGTGCATTCACCAACCACCTTTCACGACAGATTTGTTCTGCACCAATGGAAGCATAAAGTTACCTTTCTTCTGCTCTAAGGTTGGCATAAACCAGGCTCCAGGTGGTCACCGTGTCTCGTGCCTTAGGGCCAGCATCTCCTTTGTgtatcttctctctctctgcaccaCTAGCAGCACAAGAGCAGGGAGGTTGCATCTGTTGCAACCCAAGTAACGTTCTGCTGAACAAATCAGTTCTTTACCGCCCTTCTCTGCCTCCCAGTTCaacttttaataacattttcaaatacaatATCCCAGGAGAACAGCTGTCTTTCCCATTTGAGCACTAAGCTTTTACCTCCAATATGCCAATAATTTCAGTAGATCCAGGATCAGGCAAAGCATGCAGGGTTGCATGCAGGGCTATTTCCAGGGTTTGTTCCTGTGAAGACTCCGAAAAATCCACTGTGTAGTTTGGAGGGAAATATCAGAACTTTTTATACTTAAAGTCAATCTGATGATTTTTTAGAATTTGTCCTCTTTTGCTTTCCCTTGTGCAAAATTTTCCTGTCCTGCATGTGACTTCTTTCTGGATTCTCATTTTATTGCAGCAGAAGATGGGATTGTGagcaagaaagaggaagatgCCCACCAAGGCATCCCCAGGCCAGTGGAGTCCATGGGTTTACTCTTGGGACTCTCCAAGCAGAACAGTTCCCAGAATCCTGCACAGGACCCGGTCCTCCCACACAGGTCAGAAAGGGTTCAAAGACCTCTGGGGAAGAGGCAAAGCCGGGTGACACTGTGTGGAAAAAGTTTCCGGAGACTGCCAGATATTATCCAGCAGAGAAATCCTTCTGCAGGAAGACTGACAATATGTGGGGACTGTGGGAAGAGCTTCAGGGTGAGCTCCAACCTCATCCAGCATCGGAGAATCCACACCGGAGAGAAACCCTTCGCCTGCACTGAGTGCGGGGAGAGTTTCCGGCAGCGGTCGCATCTCATCCAGCACCAGAGAATCCACACAGGGGAGAGGCCCTATGCGTGCTCCGAGTGCGGAAAGAGCTTCAGCATGAGCTCGAAGCTGATCCGGCACCAGGTAACCCACACCGGGGAGAAGCCTTACAAGTGCTCTGAGTGCGGGAAAAGCTTCTCCGGGAACTCTCAGCTTGTCCAGCACCGGCGAGTGCACACTGGGGAGAAACCCTATGAGTGCAGCGACTGTGGGAAGAGTTTCAGCGTGAGCTCGGCCCTGACGCGacaccagcgggtccacaccgGGGAGAAACCCTACGAGTGCACGGAGTGCGGGAAGAGCTTCAGCCAGAGCTCCGAGCTCATGAAgcaccagcgggtccacaccgGGGAGAAGCCGTATGAGTGCTCGGAGTGCGGGAAGAGCTTTACCGTGAGTTCAGCTCTCATCCAACACCGGCGGTTCCACATGGGCGAGCGTCCTTACAGGTGCACCGAGTGTGGAAAGAGCTTCACTGTGAGCTCCCACCTCATCCAGCACCGCCGCTtccacaccggggagcgccccTTTGAGTGCACCGAGTGTGGGAAGAACTTCCTGTGGAGATCAGCCCTGCTCCGGCACCACCGGGTCCACACAGGGGAGAGGCCCTACGCCTGTGCCGACTGTGGGGACAGCTTTCGGCAGAGCGCCCACCTCATCCAGCACCGGCGCATCCACACCGGGGAGCGTCCCTACGCCTGTGCTGACTGCGGGAAGGGCTTCACCGTGAGCTCTGCACTCCTCCGGCACCAGCAGATCCACAGGGGAGGGGAGCCCTAGAAGGGGGGAGCACAGGGAACAGTTAGGTCCGATACCCTGGGAGCATCCTTGTGGAAGCAAAGCCCAGTGTTCCTCTCCCTTTGCCCTGTCGGCCGCCCTGCTTGCGGTGGgtgaaagcaatttctttttaggAGAATGAGTCCTAAAAGAGAGAGGTGGAAGAAGGGGAGAGTCGGTGCAAGGAGCGGAATTGGAGGTTTGGGGAAGAGCGCGTGCCAcagcaggggcaggaggtggtGTCTGGAGGGTCTAGCtcctgggagagggagaggaaatagTTTGAAAAGGCTGGAATGTACTTGGtggtgtattttaaaagaaggaaaacacctTGCCTTTTCTCCTTTTGGACAATTTATGGAGGGAACAAAATGGACCATCGTAGAGCCTGCGACTCTCCTATCAGATAAACGAAAGCCCTGGCGTTCCCTCCCTGACGCTGCTGCGGCCAGAGGCTCGGAATTACCGTCCTCAGCCCGGGGGCTGGGCCTGTGGCAGGGGGAAGCCAAAAGCCCTGGCGGCCCTGCCGGTGGGGATGGcagcggggggttgggggggcggcTCCCGCGGGACCCCAACGGTGCGATCGGTTCTAAAGCTGCCCAATAAAGCCGCGGTCACAAACCGGCGCCTCCGCCGTTTCCCGTTTACCACACCGCCCTTCCCGGTGGCCCCTGCGCCCGCACGCGCCGgatgtccccctccccgcagggggcggggcctggagcgacgccggCGGCCGCCGTTGCCGGAGGGCGGTGGGGCGGGGCTTAGGGCCTCCGCATGACATCCCCGGCCGCCTGCACCAGTGGGCGGTGCCGGCTCCCAGCTGTCCGTGGCTTCTGATTGGCTGCGCCCTCGGCCCCTCCCACCGATGTCAATAAATCCCCGGACGGCCGAACCGGGCCTTTGTTTCGCgccgcggggcagggggcggcaGCGGGTGAGTGTGCGCGGCGCGTCTCCATGGCaacgcggccgggccgggggcggcggtgatggcggggctggggctgggaccggGACCGGGCCAGAGGACCCGGGGCCGCTCTCCCGCGGGCCGGCACCGGGCTGAGGCCCTCAGCACTTCCTTCCCCCGCGGGGCTCCGCTccgggccccccgccgccggaAGGAGGCCAGGCTGCCTCGGCCTCCCGGCGGCAGGTGGGCCCAGTACCGTGCGGTGGGGAGGCGCTCGGCCGGGCCACCCAGCCAGGCCGTCTCAGGGCCCTGCTCAGCCCCCGGCCGCGGGGAGGGCtgcggcggccgcccccgggcTGCCGGTGCCGCGCCGCGGGAGGATGGGCCCCAGCGggcctggggctgtggggggcccGCAGCGCCTGTCAGAGGCCTGAGGAGGCTGGCCGAGCTCCGGCGCCGGGCCTCGTCGGGCCTCCCTAATCTCGCCCTTCTGCTCCCGCGGGGGAGCGTCTGTACGGCAGCTGAGGACGTGTGTCAGAGCAGCCGCCTTATGTCCCCGCAGCGGTTCCAGGGGTGGACAACCTTTTGTGAAGGATGTCTCTCAGGACAGGACTCCGGTGCCGGGTTCCCCTGGTGGCACGGGGGGCACTTGTCTCTTCATGGCCCTCTGAGGCCTCTTGGTATCCTTGTTTTTCCATTGTTGGGTGAAACAAATGTCTTATTCAGGCCTCACATTACATACATCAGCCGTAAGTGCCTGTCACTGgccctgctggggctgtcccaggcagagctggctgcatgCTGGGACAGGCAGGGCGAGCGCTGGCTCTCCCCAGAGCGAAGGCTGTTTATCTGTCAAACTGCGCTCTTCCTCCCCCCAGACCTAACCCTGACTGACTGACTTGCCCCTTGTGCTGTTCTCCTAGCCAGTGTGCAAAAATAGATTCCTGGTGTGCTGCCTGGCATGAGGGCCGCTTACCGAAGTGCGGAATTGGACAAGAATTTGTGAACGTGCCAGGAGTTTCCTATCTCAGTCAATTTGTTGAGGTGCTGGACCGCAGCTCAGGGGGACAGAAGTAGCGTTTGTGTGGGCACTGCTAGAAGTGTCTTGGACTTGAATTATTGCCTAAATTTAGGCTGTGTCCAGGTGAAGTCTTAACTCTACCTGGGATCAGGTAATGTAGTAATTTATTCTGTGAGTCTCCATTTGTAGCAGCAGCAGCTAGTGCCAAATACCTCcccagagggaggaggagactTGAAGCTCTCCTGATGCTCTTGCCAGGTTACCTCTGTGGTGATTCTTCAAGCTGCTGGAGTTCTGGGGTTTGTCTTGGCTGCAGTGTTGCTTGGGTAGGTTCAGGCCCACTCTGCCATTTATTAAAGCAAGGATGTAAGCTCTGCATGTGGGGAAATACCTTGAAGTTGCATGATAGTTGAACAGCAAACATGAACTTTGTACTGCCTGGGTGCTTGTGAATTATTGAACTTCTCCTGAGAGTGCCCAGGCAAAGCCAGGACTTCCAGTCTGGCGTCCCCGCAGCAGCAGTGTCTCCTTCCTTCAAAAGGCATGGCATATTTGGATTGTCTTCCCACACCGAGGAGAATGGCTGTGCATCTTTAGTGTGAAGCTTGCTGTGGAAATGCGCGTAGGGGCAAGCTGTTGCTGGCTAGGTGAGACAGGGGTATTTTCTCAGAGAGTTTAAACACCGTTATTGGGAAATAAATGTTTGGAGTGCTGAGGTGTTCTGTACCAAACCTTCTCTCCACTCTCCAGCCCTGCTATCCCGACTCTTGTGACTGTTGGATTTCTCCCAAGCGGGCTGCCATCAGGGCACCGGGGAGGTATGTGTTTACCCTGAACATCAGCCAGGATCTTGATGAGCAGAGCTTCTCGTAGCAAATGAAAGGATGTTCCAGCCTCTGCAGTGGAGGTAGGCAGCTGCTTGGACTTCCCTCTCAGTCCATAGGACACTACCTCTTTCAGAGGAGCAGAATGCCCCAAGAAACCAGGGCTTTGACCAGTGACCATGTTGTGTGCTTTCAGTtgccagggtttttttaataaaagcaatggTTTATGAGAGTTGtaatgcttttgatttttttttcccctcctccaagTTCTCCTGCGATAACCTAATACAGAAAAGGAGAGGGGTTTGATTTGTGCTGACTTGTCTCCTGAATTCATGGCTCATCAGGGAGGTGTCTATACTAGAGACAATATCGGGGAAAAAGCTAAGCTTCCATGTTTTCCTGTACGTGAACTGTCCTCGCTTCAGGCTAAACTGGTGTTGTCGCTGCCCTGCATGTTGCTATAGAGATGAACCTGTCGGGCTGAGCCTCTACAAAAAAGCTGTGGGAGATACAAATTGGAGTCcttaaatgactttttttgcaTGCTAACCCCTTCTTCCCACAGCAGATAGTGCTGCTGGAACATTAATTCACTGTTGTGATCAGTTGTCCTTCTACAACACTAGCAACAGATTTGGGTAAAGGCATCTGAGAACCCACCAGATGCCCCCTGCATAGCATGGAGGGCAGAGCTCCACTGTGGGTGAGTGCTGCTAACCATGGGTGCGGAGGCTCTAAGGAGTGAGTTAGCAGTTGTGTCCTGTACAATGATGATCTCAGGAGCCATGCCGTGTATGTCTGGCCATTGGGAGCCTCTCACCATTGCTGCTATTGACTGCTAGTTTCTGATCTGGTGTGGTCCTTTGGATTGGATTTAAAGTCAACCTTCAGGGCTCTTCCAAGTCATGGACAGTGTTGAAGTGCTCTTTGTAGCTCTGCTCTCACCTGCTGGCTGTTGGAGGCCTGGCAGCGTGCAGAGGCAGCACACCCTTCCTCCAGGACTCTGGCTCTCTAGAAGTATAAGATAAATCAGAACCAGTTCATCTAGTTTAATTTTGGAATCTGCATTTCTTGAGCAGTGCCTGGCCTGAAGTAAGCTGAGTAGAAAGCCAGGGTGCCATGAGAACTTGTGTGTCTGTATGGGCAGGAGGCTGGCTGGCTGTGCTGTGGGGCAAGCAGGCTGTCCCCCGCCATGCCCATGATGGGCTCCTGGCTGAGCCCGGGCAGGTTATTTacctctttgctttgttttcccttccccatgGTGGGATTTCCTGATGTTTGAAGCTGAAGCTGTGCAATGAGTGGAGATAGGTCCTGTTTGCTGACCTGCTGTGAACGTTCTAAGGAATGATCAAATAGACAACACAGCACTTGGACCTCAAATATCTCTGAGCCCTTGTGCTGGTGTGCCTTTCTGCCCCAGCTGCATTGTCCTGCCCCAGGCT containing:
- the LOC134519674 gene encoding zinc finger protein 501-like isoform X1; the protein is MISHMDQPEERWFSRLHAYRGTSLPGGTCPAEDGIVSKKEEDAHQGIPRPVESMGLLLGLSKQNSSQNPAQDPVLPHRSERVQRPLGKRQSRVTLCGKSFRRLPDIIQQRNPSAGRLTICGDCGKSFRVSSNLIQHRRIHTGEKPFACTECGESFRQRSHLIQHQRIHTGERPYACSECGKSFSMSSKLIRHQVTHTGEKPYKCSECGKSFSGNSQLVQHRRVHTGEKPYECSDCGKSFSVSSALTRHQRVHTGEKPYECTECGKSFSQSSELMKHQRVHTGEKPYECSECGKSFTVSSALIQHRRFHMGERPYRCTECGKSFTVSSHLIQHRRFHTGERPFECTECGKNFLWRSALLRHHRVHTGERPYACADCGDSFRQSAHLIQHRRIHTGERPYACADCGKGFTVSSALLRHQQIHRGGEP
- the LOC134519674 gene encoding zinc finger protein 501-like isoform X2, producing the protein MREEVASLPHQTAIKAEDGIVSKKEEDAHQGIPRPVESMGLLLGLSKQNSSQNPAQDPVLPHRSERVQRPLGKRQSRVTLCGKSFRRLPDIIQQRNPSAGRLTICGDCGKSFRVSSNLIQHRRIHTGEKPFACTECGESFRQRSHLIQHQRIHTGERPYACSECGKSFSMSSKLIRHQVTHTGEKPYKCSECGKSFSGNSQLVQHRRVHTGEKPYECSDCGKSFSVSSALTRHQRVHTGEKPYECTECGKSFSQSSELMKHQRVHTGEKPYECSECGKSFTVSSALIQHRRFHMGERPYRCTECGKSFTVSSHLIQHRRFHTGERPFECTECGKNFLWRSALLRHHRVHTGERPYACADCGDSFRQSAHLIQHRRIHTGERPYACADCGKGFTVSSALLRHQQIHRGGEP